In a single window of the Leptospira sanjuanensis genome:
- a CDS encoding UDP-N-acetylmuramoyl-L-alanyl-D-glutamate--2,6-diaminopimelate ligase, whose amino-acid sequence MRMKLTNLLREFPELKIRSLPSGKNPDSIEIGYIQSDSRRANEEDIFCVADSVGLKKEEFIANTKASLILQREESEIRTSGNSDTIQSNVGSANFVDSLNAASANSRTETSNSAFRIPSSKTVLEYEGDPEQLQGRIASFLLGHPSRDLEIVAVTGTNGKTSLTNILFALAKDQGRSCGLIGTIGVKFGDRLIDTGYTTPDASSLNLILKQMKDEGVNTVFMEASSHGLKLGRINGISLKAGVFTNLTQDHLDFHPSMEDYFESKFRLFEILDVSKSPFAVLDYASPGGKELYRKLLNRLPGLSVSALDGTENEWRVANASLTLQGTSYNLSLPDDGNAQADDRSCTIRTNLLGSFNVRNTALAFITGARLGWDHKKMFSSLERIPQIPGRFQIVYSKDRSRMAVVDYAHTPDALENIISSVRDSRPKYLITLFGCGGDRDRTKRPKMARIAEELSDQVILTSDNPRTEQPEAILDEIQTGFSKGFIPLLREVDRAKAIAEGVARLPEGGCLLVAGKGHEEYQIVGKEKRHFSDVEEVQKAFGLF is encoded by the coding sequence ATGAGAATGAAGTTAACCAATCTTCTCCGTGAATTTCCCGAACTCAAAATCCGATCCTTGCCCTCCGGAAAAAATCCGGATTCGATCGAGATCGGTTATATCCAATCCGATTCGAGAAGGGCAAACGAAGAGGACATCTTCTGCGTAGCCGATTCGGTCGGTTTAAAAAAGGAAGAATTTATTGCGAACACGAAGGCTTCCTTGATTTTACAACGCGAAGAATCTGAAATCCGGACATCCGGCAATTCGGATACGATCCAATCGAATGTCGGTTCGGCAAACTTCGTCGATTCGTTGAACGCCGCTTCTGCGAATTCGCGGACTGAAACTTCGAATTCCGCTTTCAGAATTCCTTCCTCCAAAACCGTTTTGGAATACGAAGGCGATCCCGAACAACTCCAGGGAAGAATCGCTTCGTTCCTGCTCGGTCATCCTTCCCGCGATTTGGAAATCGTCGCCGTTACGGGAACGAACGGAAAAACTTCCCTGACCAACATTCTTTTCGCATTAGCAAAAGATCAGGGAAGAAGCTGCGGTCTTATCGGAACGATCGGAGTCAAGTTCGGCGATCGTCTGATCGACACGGGTTATACTACGCCGGACGCTTCTTCCTTAAATCTCATTCTCAAACAGATGAAGGACGAGGGAGTGAATACCGTCTTTATGGAAGCGAGTTCCCACGGCTTGAAGTTAGGGAGAATCAACGGAATTTCCCTGAAGGCAGGGGTTTTTACCAATCTCACTCAGGATCATCTCGATTTCCATCCGAGTATGGAAGATTATTTTGAAAGCAAGTTTCGTCTTTTCGAGATCCTGGATGTTTCGAAATCTCCGTTTGCGGTTTTGGATTACGCTTCTCCCGGAGGGAAAGAACTCTACCGGAAACTTTTAAACAGATTGCCGGGTTTGTCCGTAAGTGCGTTAGACGGAACCGAAAACGAATGGCGGGTCGCGAACGCTTCTCTCACGCTGCAGGGAACTTCGTACAACTTGAGTTTGCCGGACGACGGAAACGCGCAGGCAGACGATCGTTCTTGTACGATTCGAACGAATCTATTGGGTTCGTTTAACGTTCGAAACACCGCGCTTGCCTTTATTACGGGCGCGCGTTTGGGTTGGGATCACAAGAAGATGTTTTCTTCTTTGGAAAGAATTCCTCAGATTCCCGGACGGTTTCAGATCGTTTACAGCAAGGATCGTTCGCGGATGGCGGTTGTGGACTACGCGCATACGCCGGATGCTCTTGAAAATATAATCTCCAGCGTGAGGGATTCTCGCCCGAAATATTTGATCACTCTGTTCGGCTGCGGAGGCGATCGGGATCGAACTAAACGGCCGAAGATGGCGCGTATCGCGGAAGAACTTTCCGATCAGGTGATTTTGACCTCGGACAACCCGAGAACCGAACAGCCTGAGGCGATTTTAGACGAGATTCAAACCGGCTTTTCGAAAGGGTTTATTCCTCTTTTGCGCGAGGTGGATCGGGCCAAGGCGATCGCGGAAGGCGTGGCGCGTTTACCCGAAGGCGGATGCCTTCTCGTGGCCGGTAAAGGACACGAGGAATATCAGATCGTCGGCAAGGAAAAACGTCATTTCAGCGATGTGGAAGAAGTTCAAAAAGCGTTCGGCCTTTTTTAG
- the mraY gene encoding phospho-N-acetylmuramoyl-pentapeptide-transferase gives MFYYLYDLYFNHLDSLRIFSYVTFRALMAGLTSMLVTFWLGHRVIDFLYGLKFRESVRDDGPKTHEAKKGTPTMGGLLIIGSLLLSVLLWGNLKNLNIVLLSVFSLCFSALGFADDYMKSVKKIKGGMRARTKFVLSILISLAFCILFFYYTGLTPEGHSGKIPFHLTDLFFPFVKGPVIALGILAIPFSIIVIIGSSHAVNLTDGLDGLATGTVAISVVTLGIIAYVSGTPVVANYLNIPYLPGAHEYSVFLSALAGALLGFLWFNAHPAQVFMGDTGSLFLGATLGMVVILLKKEILLLILGAIFVSEALSVILQVGSFKLRGKRIFKMAPLHHHFELGGLKETKIVIRFWIIAVILAIISLSTLKIQ, from the coding sequence ATGTTTTATTATCTCTACGATCTTTACTTCAATCATCTCGATTCTCTTCGGATTTTCAGCTACGTCACCTTTCGCGCCTTGATGGCGGGTTTGACTTCCATGCTCGTTACGTTTTGGCTCGGACACAGGGTGATCGACTTTTTATACGGACTCAAGTTCCGCGAATCGGTGCGCGACGACGGTCCGAAAACCCACGAGGCAAAAAAGGGAACTCCCACGATGGGGGGACTTTTGATCATCGGATCGCTTTTGCTTTCTGTTCTTCTTTGGGGTAATTTAAAAAATTTGAATATAGTTTTGTTGTCCGTTTTTTCCCTTTGTTTTTCGGCTCTCGGTTTTGCGGACGATTATATGAAGTCCGTGAAAAAGATCAAGGGCGGGATGCGCGCGCGAACCAAGTTCGTCCTTTCGATCCTGATTTCACTCGCGTTTTGTATATTATTCTTTTATTATACAGGATTGACCCCGGAAGGACATTCCGGTAAGATTCCGTTTCATCTGACGGATCTGTTTTTCCCGTTCGTCAAGGGGCCCGTGATCGCTCTCGGAATTCTCGCGATTCCTTTTTCCATCATCGTCATCATAGGATCTTCGCACGCGGTCAATCTTACGGACGGATTGGACGGACTGGCAACCGGAACCGTCGCGATTTCCGTCGTTACGCTCGGGATCATCGCGTATGTTTCGGGCACGCCCGTTGTCGCGAACTATTTGAACATTCCGTATTTGCCCGGTGCGCACGAATATTCCGTATTCTTATCCGCTCTTGCGGGAGCGCTTTTGGGATTTCTTTGGTTCAACGCGCACCCGGCCCAGGTGTTTATGGGAGATACTGGTTCCTTATTTTTAGGGGCGACTCTCGGGATGGTAGTGATCCTTTTGAAAAAGGAAATTCTTCTTTTAATTTTGGGAGCGATCTTTGTCAGCGAAGCATTGTCCGTGATTCTGCAAGTAGGTTCGTTTAAGTTGAGGGGCAAGCGGATCTTTAAGATGGCTCCTTTGCATCACCACTTCGAGTTGGGCGGTTTGAAAGAAACGAAGATCGTGATCCGCTTTTGGATCATCGCGGTCATTCTCGCGATCATCTCCTTGTCCACTTTGAAGATTCAATGA
- a CDS encoding FtsW/RodA/SpoVE family cell cycle protein, whose translation MIDFLARKWREVWLPGKNSLDVLLIVTIFILLFTGLCVMYSSSSITAWREFKDSEYFLKKQAIWSCIGLVFFFFFCNFPYQKLEKLAFVGMIVAIGLLVLVFIPGVGKSVSTYYGRNFHRWIAIGPYQLQPSEVAKVAVLIYLASLFQKLKLESTPDYKKLLIPTLLLLTVIVLILVEPAFGTTLEILFVILGFIFLFGFPFRNLLVVGIVSLPLIYILIDRVGYRKKRVEVWLDPYRYRFDEGHQLVTSFRAFLDGGWFGNKLAGGYAHRYLTYSHTDFVLATFVEDFGFIGFMIFIFLILLLLFRSFYLVQKVKDPFGFYLGAGILIILGTQFIINMFVVTGIFPITGISLPFVSYGGSSILIVLISLGILVNITRKENLGL comes from the coding sequence ATGATCGATTTTCTTGCAAGAAAGTGGAGGGAGGTTTGGCTTCCGGGAAAGAATTCTCTGGACGTCCTTCTGATCGTAACGATCTTTATCCTTCTCTTCACCGGTCTTTGCGTGATGTATTCCTCTTCGAGCATCACCGCTTGGAGGGAGTTTAAGGATTCCGAATATTTCCTAAAAAAGCAGGCGATCTGGTCCTGCATCGGTCTTGTTTTCTTTTTTTTCTTCTGCAATTTCCCGTATCAAAAACTCGAAAAACTCGCGTTTGTCGGAATGATCGTCGCGATCGGTCTGCTCGTGTTGGTTTTTATTCCGGGAGTGGGTAAGTCGGTTTCGACGTACTACGGAAGAAACTTCCACAGATGGATCGCGATCGGTCCGTATCAGTTGCAGCCTTCCGAGGTCGCAAAGGTCGCGGTTCTGATTTATCTCGCATCTCTGTTTCAAAAGCTGAAGCTGGAGTCGACTCCCGATTACAAGAAACTTCTGATTCCCACCTTACTGCTGTTAACCGTAATCGTTTTGATTCTTGTGGAGCCCGCGTTCGGAACCACGCTGGAGATTCTTTTCGTAATTTTGGGTTTTATCTTTTTATTCGGATTTCCGTTCCGTAATCTGCTCGTGGTGGGAATCGTTTCTCTTCCCTTGATCTACATTCTGATCGATCGGGTCGGTTATCGGAAAAAGAGGGTGGAAGTGTGGTTGGACCCGTATCGGTACCGTTTCGACGAAGGGCATCAGCTCGTGACCTCCTTTCGCGCGTTTTTGGACGGGGGTTGGTTCGGAAACAAGCTGGCCGGAGGTTATGCCCACCGTTATTTAACATACAGCCATACCGACTTCGTACTCGCGACGTTTGTCGAAGATTTCGGTTTTATCGGTTTTATGATTTTTATTTTTTTGATCCTTCTTCTTTTGTTTAGAAGTTTTTATCTCGTCCAAAAGGTCAAAGACCCGTTCGGCTTTTATTTGGGGGCGGGAATTCTGATCATACTCGGAACCCAGTTCATCATCAATATGTTCGTGGTGACGGGGATCTTTCCGATCACGGGGATCAGTTTGCCGTTTGTGAGTTACGGGGGATCTTCGATTCTCATCGTTTTGATCTCTCTTGGAATTCTTGTCAATATTACGCGAAAGGAAAATCTGGGTCTATGA
- a CDS encoding UDP-N-acetylglucosamine--N-acetylmuramyl-(pentapeptide) pyrophosphoryl-undecaprenol N-acetylglucosamine transferase — MRSIVIAAGGTGGHISPGVALAEVLTEMKEKIGYENLYLYSLVRNRNNPDLEQAPCPVLWHNLPPLSSNILLFPFRYTFQILKTFLLFKKLNVDVVIGMGGYSTVSSILYGILFRKKIYLCEQNTVPGNVNRLFFRFANKAAFSFPPKNSAIPCDYQVLGNPLRKKTIPKMSLKFSEKYDTKKKKQFNVLVMGGSQGARQINNIVVALMGHEEINTQFRFRVLTGSALYEEVSKKTKKDAELISYSDNMKEHYEWANFVIARSGSGVLSECAAFALPMILIPYPYAKDDHQMANARYFELNGAAVVLDQKDEDESHLFRILDQMANNVSLLNDMSISSLQCSHVDASKDTAKYFFSLD, encoded by the coding sequence ATGAGATCGATCGTAATCGCGGCCGGCGGAACCGGCGGGCATATTTCACCGGGCGTGGCGCTCGCCGAAGTATTGACCGAAATGAAGGAAAAAATCGGATACGAAAACTTGTATCTGTATTCTCTGGTCCGCAATCGGAACAACCCGGACTTGGAACAGGCGCCTTGTCCGGTCTTATGGCACAACCTTCCACCGCTTTCCAGCAATATTCTTCTGTTTCCTTTCCGTTATACGTTTCAGATACTTAAGACTTTTCTTTTATTTAAAAAATTGAATGTAGACGTCGTGATCGGAATGGGCGGTTATTCGACCGTTTCCTCCATTTTATACGGAATTCTCTTTCGTAAAAAGATCTATCTCTGCGAACAGAACACGGTGCCCGGAAACGTGAACCGGTTGTTTTTCCGTTTTGCAAATAAGGCCGCGTTCAGTTTTCCCCCGAAAAATTCGGCGATTCCCTGCGATTATCAAGTTCTTGGCAATCCTCTCCGTAAAAAAACGATTCCTAAGATGTCTTTGAAATTTTCCGAAAAATACGACACGAAAAAAAAGAAGCAGTTCAACGTTCTCGTGATGGGCGGAAGTCAAGGCGCGAGGCAGATCAACAACATCGTGGTCGCTCTCATGGGCCACGAGGAAATCAACACCCAATTTCGATTCCGCGTATTAACGGGTTCGGCATTGTACGAAGAAGTTTCCAAAAAAACGAAGAAGGACGCGGAACTGATCTCTTATTCGGATAACATGAAAGAACACTACGAATGGGCGAATTTCGTGATCGCACGTTCCGGTTCGGGAGTTCTTTCGGAATGCGCCGCGTTCGCCTTGCCGATGATTCTGATCCCGTATCCGTACGCGAAAGACGATCATCAGATGGCCAACGCGAGATATTTCGAATTGAACGGAGCCGCCGTCGTTTTGGATCAGAAGGACGAGGACGAATCCCATCTTTTTCGGATCTTGGATCAAATGGCAAATAACGTGTCTTTGTTAAACGACATGTCCATCAGTTCTCTTCAGTGTTCCCACGTGGACGCGTCCAAGGACACGGCGAAATATTTCTTTTCTCTCGATTGA
- a CDS encoding UDP-N-acetylmuramate--L-alanine ligase, translating to MSSLAFLLLSKGLKVAGYDGKHSATVEKLVEAGATVLHKSDTLAVSDYDLAVYSSAIRLDSHPLVKKFREQGIALAHRSEVLHRVMSEKKQISVAGSHGKTTTTAMTAFLMERCGMSPSVMVGGEVAFLNGKGGAWGKGEWGVFESDESDGTFNNHSAEIRILTNVDEDHLDYYQTRENLLTAFARYMERASRRLILNLDDVGIRDALTLVGDHSKILGFAKVNGVFESSLQNAKGDFVRDSSQKAENGGSRTNEARGAERNFLSNYDSSRIAYYTIDSGILSFRFQEKEYSFSLKYPGEHYLKNALAAILTCYEIGASLSELVAKIREYSGVSRRLEYMGSKNGIEVYDDYGHHPTEIKAVIQSMEGLKKDGRAVILFQPHRFTRTQNLYKEFAESLDTGETVYLLPIYSAGEDPIDGVTTELIADAMKVAPKILSKEIGEGVALLKNSLKPGDKFVTLGAGNVRDWGIAFLKD from the coding sequence ATGTCCTCGCTCGCGTTTCTGCTTTTGAGCAAAGGACTCAAGGTCGCAGGATACGACGGAAAACATTCGGCAACCGTTGAAAAGCTGGTGGAAGCGGGCGCGACCGTGCTGCATAAATCCGATACGCTCGCCGTAAGCGACTACGATCTCGCCGTATATTCTTCCGCGATCCGATTGGATTCTCATCCTTTAGTCAAAAAATTTCGAGAACAAGGGATCGCGCTCGCGCATCGATCCGAAGTTTTGCATCGGGTCATGTCCGAAAAAAAACAAATCTCGGTCGCGGGGTCCCACGGCAAAACGACGACGACCGCGATGACCGCGTTCTTAATGGAACGATGCGGCATGTCTCCTTCGGTTATGGTCGGCGGAGAAGTCGCTTTTTTAAACGGAAAAGGCGGCGCTTGGGGCAAGGGGGAATGGGGAGTGTTCGAGTCCGACGAATCCGACGGAACATTCAACAATCATTCTGCGGAGATTCGGATCCTCACGAACGTGGACGAGGATCATCTGGACTATTATCAAACACGCGAGAATCTTTTGACCGCGTTTGCCCGTTATATGGAGCGCGCTTCCCGGAGATTGATTCTGAATCTGGACGATGTCGGGATTCGGGATGCGTTGACTTTGGTCGGCGACCATTCTAAAATATTAGGTTTTGCGAAAGTGAACGGCGTCTTTGAAAGTTCTTTGCAAAACGCAAAAGGAGATTTCGTAAGGGATTCCTCACAAAAGGCGGAAAACGGCGGATCGAGAACGAATGAAGCCCGAGGCGCCGAAAGGAACTTCTTATCGAATTACGATTCGTCTAGGATCGCGTATTACACGATCGATTCCGGAATTCTTTCGTTTCGGTTTCAAGAAAAAGAATATTCGTTTTCCTTAAAGTATCCAGGCGAACACTATTTGAAGAACGCTTTGGCTGCGATTCTAACTTGTTACGAAATCGGAGCTTCCTTATCCGAACTCGTCGCAAAAATTCGGGAGTATTCGGGAGTCAGCAGAAGACTGGAATATATGGGAAGTAAAAACGGAATCGAAGTCTACGATGACTACGGACATCACCCGACCGAAATCAAGGCTGTGATACAATCCATGGAAGGATTGAAAAAGGACGGAAGGGCCGTGATCTTATTCCAACCGCATCGATTTACGCGTACTCAAAACTTATACAAAGAATTCGCGGAAAGTTTGGACACCGGGGAAACCGTATATCTCCTGCCGATTTATTCCGCGGGAGAAGATCCGATCGACGGAGTAACGACGGAACTCATCGCTGACGCGATGAAGGTCGCGCCCAAAATTCTTTCCAAAGAAATCGGAGAAGGGGTCGCCTTACTCAAGAATTCCTTGAAGCCCGGAGACAAATTCGTAACGCTCGGGGCCGGAAACGTAAGAGACTGGGGAATCGCATTTTTAAAGGATTAG
- the hisE gene encoding phosphoribosyl-ATP diphosphatase, whose translation MEFLLQLENILKKRKQDLPDKSYTADLFRGGVDRILKKVGEEAGEVIIAAKNSDKKELTHEAADLLFHLQVLLVEQGLSLQDIVEELRKRHS comes from the coding sequence ATGGAATTTTTATTACAGTTGGAAAACATACTCAAAAAAAGAAAACAGGATCTTCCCGATAAATCGTACACCGCGGATCTGTTCCGAGGCGGAGTCGATCGGATTCTTAAAAAAGTGGGGGAAGAAGCCGGAGAGGTCATCATCGCCGCTAAGAATTCGGATAAGAAAGAACTTACCCACGAAGCGGCGGATCTTCTCTTTCATCTTCAGGTTCTTCTCGTGGAACAGGGACTCTCTCTTCAAGACATCGTGGAAGAACTTCGCAAACGCCATTCTTAA
- a CDS encoding zinc ribbon domain-containing protein has translation MDLLLIPFYVILIGIVVAPFVYIRYAIDAKTSESESEKLELINRREVILENLRDIKIEFDTGKLTEAEFQTISSGIVKDLEDFDEKIRTIAQNIPKPQVTATPNTGELLPKYCHECGFKIEIYGAKFCPSCGTKLIA, from the coding sequence ATGGATCTTTTACTCATTCCATTTTACGTCATTCTGATCGGAATCGTAGTAGCTCCCTTCGTTTATATCCGATATGCGATCGACGCAAAGACCTCCGAAAGCGAATCCGAAAAACTCGAGCTCATCAATCGGAGAGAAGTGATTCTCGAAAACTTACGCGACATCAAGATCGAATTCGATACGGGAAAATTGACGGAAGCGGAATTTCAGACGATCTCCTCCGGAATCGTCAAAGATCTGGAAGACTTCGACGAAAAGATCCGTACGATCGCGCAGAACATTCCGAAACCTCAGGTTACTGCGACCCCGAATACCGGCGAACTTCTTCCGAAATACTGTCATGAATGCGGCTTTAAAATCGAAATCTACGGAGCGAAATTTTGTCCTTCGTGCGGAACAAAACTGATCGCCTGA
- a CDS encoding cytochrome c-type biogenesis protein, producing the protein MPRAAFSAAFADSTYTNLTEPDQIRTFHEVTSKIRCICIPSITIKSCSFNNCTVSAKLKLFIENRIRKGETADQIVHKMVNGFGEEALTDPVIQKFVEAGNTGMANSVVFGFGENILATPDSTWINLSLILAGLLGFLLIYLYFKRKSPASSAKVESGKAAQQGQDSFQRYLSEIQEKQK; encoded by the coding sequence ATGCCCCGCGCGGCTTTCTCGGCCGCGTTCGCAGATTCCACATACACGAATCTGACGGAACCGGATCAGATCCGAACCTTTCACGAAGTCACCTCGAAAATCCGCTGCATCTGTATTCCTTCGATCACGATCAAAAGTTGTTCGTTTAACAATTGCACCGTCTCCGCAAAACTGAAACTGTTCATCGAAAACAGGATTCGAAAGGGAGAAACCGCGGATCAGATCGTTCACAAGATGGTCAACGGTTTCGGCGAAGAAGCTCTTACCGATCCGGTCATTCAAAAATTCGTGGAAGCCGGCAACACAGGAATGGCGAACTCGGTCGTGTTCGGATTCGGCGAGAATATTCTTGCGACCCCCGATTCCACCTGGATCAATCTGAGTCTGATCCTCGCGGGCTTACTCGGATTTCTTCTCATCTATTTATACTTCAAACGCAAAAGCCCGGCCTCTTCCGCAAAGGTAGAATCCGGTAAGGCCGCTCAACAAGGACAAGATTCTTTTCAAAGATATCTTTCCGAAATACAGGAAAAACAGAAATAA
- a CDS encoding heme lyase CcmF/NrfE family subunit — MNDFGALCIITSFAILLFSIAQTSYGIWKQDKKAIELGRYTLMANTAVILLAFTVLLVQLFRTDLSNYYVVMHSNEHLPLFYRLTGIWSGSSGSLLFWNLLLSLFTFIVLWQTREFVQDRIPILNLTLAVIAAFFSYLAVFYPDAQPFREFQPAAVAGRGLNPLLQHWAMVIHPPILYVGYVSFAIPFAIAASALITGHLSENWFRFVRRWTIFSWFFLGTGILLGSKWAYEELGWGGYWAWDPVENASLMPWLLSTAFLHSMIIQERRGMLKFWNMLLIILAFHFCLLGTWITRSGVLEGPHSFSKSTIGTPFIIYIGISFVFFLGFLIYRRNALKPERNLEAMTSKEGSFLFNNFLLVIATLAILLGVFSPLLYGREFKAPWFNSWGVPSGILLILLMGSAPLLAWRKGADKIFFSTLFKPLLVGIAGAGAYVLFYSQNFTISDYSLGDVLGEVYSVIAVGLGIFTIAGIAQEYHRGITARKASYPGENYFFAGFRMLLKNKRRYGGYLVHLAMVILFIGFAGNAFKQNTSIKFFYFLNPPEKNEIVYSSQDTGVLGNYQISANTLKIKPLVNGDAKNGLNIQNVIVSHEATFQVKRHLKEFSTMVTERRFYPQISHLSGDFETHIPTSEPSITSTPKEDLYIQLGAIEHSDLSDENPDLPLLFMNYLFTSENQPVRKLENFNRFPRQIVANLEVWVNPLVKFIWAGSILFFLSGLLILLPIGESRS; from the coding sequence ATGAATGATTTCGGCGCGCTCTGCATCATTACGTCCTTTGCAATCCTTCTTTTTTCGATCGCTCAAACCTCTTACGGAATCTGGAAACAGGATAAAAAAGCGATCGAATTGGGAAGATACACGTTGATGGCAAACACCGCCGTCATTCTTCTCGCGTTTACCGTTTTACTCGTTCAACTGTTTAGAACCGATCTTTCCAACTACTACGTGGTCATGCATTCCAACGAACACCTTCCGTTGTTTTACAGACTGACCGGGATTTGGTCGGGTTCCTCCGGTTCCCTTCTGTTTTGGAATCTCCTTCTTTCCCTGTTCACATTCATCGTTCTCTGGCAAACGAGAGAGTTCGTTCAGGATCGAATCCCGATCCTAAATCTCACGTTAGCCGTAATCGCGGCGTTCTTTTCGTATCTCGCCGTTTTTTATCCCGACGCCCAACCCTTCCGCGAGTTTCAACCCGCCGCGGTCGCAGGCCGAGGACTCAACCCTTTGCTGCAGCACTGGGCCATGGTCATCCATCCGCCGATTTTGTACGTGGGTTACGTGAGTTTTGCGATTCCGTTCGCGATCGCCGCTTCCGCTTTGATCACGGGACATCTTTCCGAAAACTGGTTTCGTTTCGTAAGAAGATGGACGATCTTTTCCTGGTTCTTTTTGGGAACGGGAATTCTCCTCGGTTCCAAATGGGCGTACGAAGAATTGGGCTGGGGCGGTTATTGGGCTTGGGACCCTGTCGAGAACGCTTCGCTTATGCCTTGGTTGTTATCCACCGCCTTTCTTCATTCCATGATCATTCAGGAACGAAGAGGAATGTTAAAGTTTTGGAATATGCTTTTGATCATCCTCGCGTTCCATTTCTGTTTATTGGGAACCTGGATCACTCGAAGCGGAGTTCTCGAAGGACCGCACAGCTTTTCCAAATCCACGATCGGAACTCCTTTCATCATCTACATCGGAATCAGTTTCGTTTTCTTTCTCGGCTTTTTGATATACCGCAGAAACGCCCTCAAGCCGGAACGCAATCTCGAAGCCATGACTTCCAAAGAGGGAAGTTTTCTTTTTAACAACTTTCTACTCGTGATCGCGACGCTCGCGATTCTGCTCGGCGTATTTTCCCCTCTTTTGTATGGAAGAGAATTCAAGGCGCCTTGGTTCAACTCTTGGGGTGTTCCGTCCGGAATCCTTTTGATTCTGCTCATGGGTTCGGCTCCTCTTCTTGCTTGGAGAAAAGGCGCGGACAAGATTTTCTTTTCCACTCTCTTCAAACCGTTGTTAGTCGGAATCGCCGGAGCGGGCGCATACGTTCTTTTTTACTCGCAGAACTTTACGATCAGCGACTACAGCCTCGGGGACGTGTTGGGCGAAGTTTATTCTGTGATCGCCGTCGGTCTCGGAATTTTTACGATCGCGGGAATCGCACAGGAATATCATCGGGGAATCACCGCACGCAAGGCATCGTATCCTGGAGAAAACTATTTCTTTGCGGGCTTTCGTATGCTTCTCAAAAACAAAAGAAGATACGGAGGTTATCTCGTTCACTTGGCGATGGTGATCTTGTTTATCGGCTTTGCGGGGAACGCATTCAAACAAAACACGTCCATTAAGTTTTTCTACTTTTTGAACCCTCCGGAAAAGAACGAAATCGTCTATTCCAGTCAGGATACGGGAGTTCTCGGAAACTATCAGATTTCCGCGAACACTCTTAAGATCAAACCTCTCGTAAACGGGGACGCGAAGAACGGTCTGAACATTCAGAACGTGATCGTTTCCCATGAAGCCACGTTTCAAGTCAAACGTCATTTGAAAGAATTTTCCACGATGGTTACGGAACGAAGATTTTATCCGCAGATCTCGCATTTGAGCGGGGACTTTGAAACCCATATCCCCACAAGCGAACCTTCGATCACTTCCACACCGAAGGAGGATTTGTACATCCAGCTCGGAGCCATCGAACATTCCGATCTCTCGGATGAAAATCCCGATCTTCCTCTTTTGTTTATGAATTATCTGTTCACGAGCGAGAATCAACCTGTACGCAAACTGGAGAATTTCAATCGTTTCCCGAGACAGATCGTAGCAAACCTTGAAGTCTGGGTAAATCCTCTCGTAAAATTCATTTGGGCCGGTTCCATTCTGTTCTTCTTGTCCGGACTTTTGATTCTTCTTCCCATCGGAGAATCTAGATCATGA
- a CDS encoding cytochrome c maturation protein CcmE domain-containing protein, which produces MNIKFTVLAGIILVSLGSIAYFSSKETSYTLLDASELAASPVKYQDDLLRVRGFVKLGSVVREGKTAKFILEFNEKQIPVFFTGESLLPDAFKEGTRARVDGYMKDGVLVSDHVEAKCASKYEADYSEENK; this is translated from the coding sequence ATGAACATCAAATTTACGGTCCTCGCGGGAATCATTCTCGTTTCCCTCGGCTCCATCGCCTACTTCTCCTCCAAGGAAACCTCTTATACCTTGCTCGACGCTTCCGAGCTCGCCGCTTCTCCCGTCAAATACCAAGACGATCTTTTGAGAGTGAGAGGATTCGTGAAACTCGGTTCCGTGGTTCGTGAAGGCAAAACCGCAAAGTTTATCTTAGAATTCAACGAAAAGCAGATCCCTGTTTTTTTCACGGGAGAATCCCTTCTTCCAGACGCGTTTAAGGAAGGAACCCGTGCCAGAGTCGACGGTTATATGAAGGACGGCGTTCTCGTTTCCGATCACGTGGAAGCGAAGTGCGCCTCCAAATACGAAGCCGATTATTCGGAAGAAAACAAGTAA